A portion of the Halobacillus ihumii genome contains these proteins:
- the tcuA gene encoding FAD-dependent tricarballylate dehydrogenase TcuA, whose amino-acid sequence MSNDIHYDLVVVGAGNAALCAAISAREAGAKVLVLERGPEHKRGGNSYFTDGAIRFAYNELSDIRKLMPDLTDEEADKIVMPEYSTQDYYGDIMRVTSDKSTPELASHLVNQSYQTISWMREQGVEFELNYSNQSFEKEGRYHFWGGLPVKTKNIGMGLMSTLFSRAVELGINIWYDSRAVELRTTNGQISSVIVEQHSDKTNIETSSVVLACGSFEANKQMRSEHIGEEWEAAIVRGTEYNTGDGLTMALNIGAQKYGEWSGCHSIGTDYNAPKTGDFTKPGDIFKKHSYPLSIMLNKAGERFVDEGADFRNYTYAKYGREILKQPDHIAYQIYDQQVRPMLRKEYNLEEATYYQADTLEELVAKLDVNREQFLTTIADYNNAIEDGYYNPTVKDGKATTGVTPAKTNWALPIEQGPFYAFPVTCGITFSFGGVHVNTEGEVLNKENEPISGLFAAGEMVGGIFYGNYPGGSGLMSGAVFGKTAGASAARYVENKTTNTTS is encoded by the coding sequence ATGTCCAATGATATTCATTACGATTTAGTTGTAGTAGGTGCTGGAAATGCTGCTTTATGTGCAGCCATTTCAGCACGCGAAGCAGGAGCCAAGGTTCTCGTCCTTGAACGGGGGCCCGAACATAAGCGGGGAGGCAACTCGTATTTCACTGATGGAGCGATTCGCTTTGCCTACAATGAATTAAGTGATATAAGAAAACTGATGCCTGACCTGACAGACGAAGAAGCTGATAAGATTGTAATGCCCGAATATAGCACGCAAGATTACTACGGTGACATCATGCGCGTTACAAGTGACAAAAGCACACCCGAATTAGCCAGCCACCTCGTTAATCAGTCTTATCAAACCATTTCCTGGATGAGAGAGCAAGGCGTTGAATTCGAACTCAATTACAGCAATCAATCTTTTGAAAAAGAAGGACGGTACCATTTCTGGGGCGGCCTTCCTGTGAAAACGAAAAATATCGGAATGGGTTTGATGAGCACATTATTTTCCCGAGCTGTAGAGCTTGGAATCAATATTTGGTACGACTCCCGAGCCGTTGAATTGCGGACAACAAATGGCCAGATCTCTTCGGTGATAGTTGAACAACATAGTGACAAAACGAATATAGAAACATCAAGCGTTGTATTAGCCTGTGGCAGCTTTGAGGCTAATAAACAAATGCGTTCTGAGCATATTGGCGAAGAATGGGAAGCAGCGATTGTGCGCGGTACGGAGTACAATACAGGTGACGGATTGACAATGGCCCTTAATATCGGGGCGCAGAAATATGGCGAATGGTCGGGCTGCCACTCCATCGGCACCGATTACAATGCTCCAAAGACAGGTGATTTTACGAAACCTGGCGACATTTTCAAAAAGCACTCCTATCCATTAAGTATCATGCTGAATAAAGCAGGCGAACGATTTGTCGATGAAGGAGCAGATTTCAGAAACTATACGTATGCAAAATACGGCCGGGAAATTCTAAAGCAGCCAGATCACATCGCTTACCAAATTTATGATCAGCAAGTTCGGCCCATGCTGCGTAAAGAATACAATCTAGAAGAAGCCACCTATTATCAAGCTGACACGCTTGAAGAATTAGTCGCGAAACTGGATGTGAATCGTGAACAGTTTTTAACAACCATTGCTGATTATAATAACGCGATAGAAGATGGCTACTACAATCCCACCGTTAAAGACGGCAAAGCAACAACTGGGGTCACTCCAGCTAAGACCAATTGGGCACTGCCGATCGAGCAAGGTCCCTTCTACGCCTTCCCTGTTACTTGTGGAATAACCTTCTCATTCGGAGGCGTCCACGTAAATACAGAAGGCGAAGTTTTGAATAAAGAGAATGAGCCAATTTCCGGCCTCTTTGCTGCCGGAGAAATGGTAGGCGGGATTTTCTACGGAAACTATCCAGGAGGATCCGGATTAATGTCAGGAGCTGTTTTTGGCAAAACAGCCGGTGCTTCTGCAGCGCGATATGTAGAAAATAAAACAACGAACACCACTTCATAA